One Streptomyces dangxiongensis genomic window, ACGGCATCGCCCTGCTGGCCGCCGCCGCGCTCGGCGCCGACGGCGCACGCGCACGCGTGGCCGAGCAGAGCTTCGGCTGGCGCCAGCCCGTCGCCGCCCTGATCGCCTTCGCCTCGGCCGCCGGCCCCCTGCTGGTCGCCGCCGGCTGGATGATCGGCGGCGCCGACGGCCCCCTGGAGCGCCGCGACCCCTCGCAGGTGCCCGCGTTCGTCGCCGAGGACTCCGCCACCGGCGACCAGGCCCGCACCCTGGTCCTGGACAGCGACTCCGCCGCGCGTGTCCGCTACAGCCTGGTCCGCGGCTCGGGCGCCCGCATGGGGGATGCCGAAATCGCCGCCGCCGACGGGGGGAACGCCCGCCTGGACAAGGTGGTCGCCAACCTGGTCGCCGGCTCTCCGGCGCCGACCAGGCCGACGAACTCGGCGGCTTCGCCGTGCGCTATGTCCTCGTGCACCAGGGCGCCCCCCGCGACACCACCCGCGTCCTCGACGCCACCCCCGGCCTGTCCCGGCTCAGCCGGCAGAGCGGCAACGCCCTGTGGCGCGTCGACCAGGAGGTCTCCCGCGCGGCCATCGTGCCCGCCGCCGGGCAGAGCGTGGCCCAGCCGGTCACCGCGGGGCCCGGTGGAGATCCACACCACGATCCCCGCCGGCTCGGGCAGCCGCGTCCTGCGCCTGGCCGACAGCGCCGCCGCCGGCTGGACGGCCACCCTCGACGGCAGACCGCTCACCCCCACCACGGTCGACGGCTGGGCCCAGGGCTTCCGGCTGCCGTCCACCGGCGGCAGGCTCGACGTCACCTACGACGTACCGTTCGCCCACACCGCCTGGCTGTGGGCCCAGGGCGCGCTCGCCGTCGTCCTGGTCGTCCTCGCCCTCCCCGGCCGCCGACGCGACGTCGACGACGACCTGCCCGAGGAGCAGCCACTGCCCGCCCAGGCCACCGCCGGCGAGGGCCGCCGCGCCCGCCGCCTGCGCGCCCAGGCCGAGGAGCCGCCCGCCGGGAACCCGCCCGCCGCGCCCGCACCGCCCGAGCAGCCCCCGGCGGCCGTGCCCCACCAGCAGTCCTACGACGAGTGGGACCCGGGCACGTACGGCGACACCGGCCACGGCGCGGACCCGTACCGCACCGCGACGGGCTACGACCAGCAGACGTACCAGCAGCCCGACCCCTACCAGACGACGGCCCCCTACGACCCGTACGCCTACACCGGCGGCGCCGAGCAGCCGCCGTACGACCCGGCGGCCTACCAGCAGCAGCACTACGGCCAGGGTTACGAGCAGGCCTACGACCCCGCCCACGACCCCGCCCGGCAGGGCTACGACCCGGCCCACCCCCACGGCACCGGCAGCGAGCGCCCCGACGGGAGCCAGCAGTGAAGCGCACCACCCTGTCCCTGTTCGCCGGCACGGCCGCGCTGGCCGCCGTCACCGCGTTCGCCGCGGTCGCCACGCCGGCCGCGTCCGGCGCCGCCGCACCCCGCACGGCCGCCCGACTGCCCGTCGAGCGCACCAGCCTGCTGTGCCCGGCACCCAGCGACTCGGACATCGCCGACACGACGTACACGTCGTTCACCCCGCTGACCAAGGGCGCCGCACACCACGGCACGGCGCGGCTCCAGGCGGCCGACGGGGAGGCGGCCGGGAGCGGGAAGGGCAAGGGCGGCAAGCAGAAGGCCGGCCGGCCGGTGCTCACCCCGAAGGCGCCGGGCACGCCGGTCACCGGCGACACCTCCGGCGCCGCCCCCGCACTGGTCGGCACGGCGGACGGCGGGTTCGCGCCCGGCTGGACCCTCCAGGAGACCACCGAGATCGCCGCCGGCACCGGCCGCGGCCTCCAGGGCGTCAACTGCACCGGCGCGGACACCGAGTTCTGGTTCCCGGGCGCCGGCACGGCCCCCGGCCGCACCGACTACGTCCACCTGACCAACCCCGACGACTCCGCCGCCGTCGTCGACATCGAGCTGTTCGGCAAAGAGGGGGCGATCAAGTCCCCGCTGGGCGAGAACCTCACCGTCAAGCCGCACACCAGCAAGGCGTTCCTGCTCTCCACGCTCACCGACGAGCGGCAGACCGACCTGACCCTGCACGTCGGCGTCCGCAGCGGGCGGGTCGGCGCGGCCGTGCGGGCCCTGGACGACAAGGCGGGCGGCGACTGGCTGGCCCCGGCCGCCGACCCGGCCGGCAGCCTGGTCCTGCCCGGCATCCCGAAGGACGCCACCGACGTCCGCCTCATCGCCTTCACGCCCGGCGACGACGACGCCGACCTGAAGATCCGCCTGGCCTCGCCCGACGGCCTGATCACCCCGGCCGGGAACGAGACCCTGCACGTCAAGTCCGGCATGACCGGCGCGGTCGACCTCGGTGACGTGACCCGCGGCGAGGCCGGCTCCCTGGTCCTGACGCCCACCGGCCGGCCGGTCCCGGTCGTCGCGGCGCTCCAGGTCGTCCGGGGCAAGGGCGACAAGAAGGAGACGGCGTTCATCCCGGCCACCGCCGCCGTCGGCACGCGCGCGACATCGGCCGACAACCGGGCGAAGGGCACCACCCTCGCCCTGACGGCGCCCACCGCCACGGCCACGGTCAAGGTCACCGCGTCGGCCGGCAGCGAGGGCGGAACCCCGGTCAGCAAGACGTACACGGTGAAGTCCGGCACCACCCAGGACATCGCCGCCCCGGTCCCGGCCGGCCTGAGGGGCGCGTACGCCCTCACGGTGGAGCCCACGTCCGGCGGTCCCGTCTACGCCGCCCGCACCCTCGCCGTAACCGGCACGGACGTCGCCGCCTTCACCGTCCAGACCCTGCCGAACGACCGCGGCACGGTGGCCGTCCCCCGGGCGGAGGAGGATCTGGCGGTCCTCCAGAAGTAGGCGGACGCCCGCCGCGGGCGGTGGCGCGGGCGGCCCGCGCGCCGCTGCCCGCGGCGCAGCCGGGCGCCGGCCGGTCGCCCCGGCGAACGCCTAGTCCTCCCCGTACCGCGGATCCACGGTCTCCGGCGTCAGCCCGAGCAGCTCGGCCACCTGCTCCACCACGATCTCGTGCACCAGCGCGGCCCGCTCGTCGCGCCCCTTGGTCCGGATCTCCACCGGCCGCCGGTACACGACCACCCGGGCCGGCCGCCCCTCCCGCGCGGGGACGGTCCCGCCGAGCGGCACGGCCTCGTCGCTCCAGGCGGCCTGCTCCCCCCGGCCCTCCAGCCGGGGCGCCTCCAGCACGAGGAAGTCGATGTCGGCGAGCTGCGGCCACCGCCGCTCCAGACGGTCCACGGAGTCCTGCACCAGGTCCGCGAACACCTCGGCACGGCTGGCCGCGAGCGGCACCTGCGGCGGTGCGATCGGCCCCCGCATGCCCCTCCCGTGGCGATCACGGCGACGGGGTCCGGGTCCGGCGGCACGGGGCGGTACACGGTTGTCCATCACCGGTGAAGCGTAGTCCCCGCGCCCTGCGCCCGTCCGTCTCCACGCGGCAACCGGCGGTGATCACTCGTGTCGCAGGCTGACCGTTCCGGCCAAGGTGTGGCTCGTTCTCGTACCCTTCCCGGACCGCCGAACGCACGACGGCCGGCGGCGTCTGTCCCGGTATGCGACTGACCGTCCCGCCGCCCGGCACCCGTGGGGAGGCCCTCCGCCCAGGTCAGCAGGGGCCCTCAGGAGCGGTGTGTGGGGCGTCTCACAGCCCGACACGGTGGAGTGACCTGGGGGAGAGTCGTCGCGGCCCGCTCAAGAGTGCGGTACCGTCCAACGTCGTGAGCCCTGTACGTCGCTGTTCGCGCACCGCCTGCGGCCGACCCGCCGTCGCGACGCTGACGTACGTCTACGCCGACTCGACCGCGGTCCTCGGCCCGCTCGCCACCTACGCCGAACCCCACTGCTACGACCTGTGCGCCGAGCACTCCGAGCGCCTCACCGCCCCGCGCGGCTGGGAGGTCGTCCGCCTCCTCGACGGTTCCGCTCCCGCGCGGCCCAGCGGAGACGATCTGGAAGCGCTTGCCAACGCCGTGCGCGAGGCGGCCCGTCCGCAGCAGCGCGCGGCCGGGGCGGGCGGCGCCGGAGCCCGCTCGGTGGATCCCATGGAGGTGGCCCGCCGCGGTCACCTGCGGGTCCTGCGCTCTCCGGACAACTGAGCGCCACCCGACGCCACCCCGCCAGGTGTGACGGTTCTTCTCCCGCGAGCGTCCCCGCCGGGGGACCGCCGGGCGTCCACCCGGTGTCCGCGCACCGCCCCGCACCCCGGACGGGTAGTTTGTGGGCACCCATAGGACTTCGGAAGGTTTGGCCGTGACTGCTGATCTGTCGCAGCTCGTGAAGGCGTACGACGTGCGCGGTGTGGTCCCGGACCAGTGGGACGAGCGACTGGCCGGACTGTTCGGCGCCGCCTTCGCTCAGGTCACCGGGGCGGCGGCCATCGTCGTCGGCCACGACATGCGCCCCTCGTCCCCCGGCCTCTCCCGCGCCTTCGCGCGCGGCGCGGCGGACCGTGGCGTGGACGTCACCGAGATCGGCCTGTGCTCCACGGACCAGCTCTACTACGCCTCGGGCGCGCTGGACCTCCCGGGCGCCATGTTCACCGCCTCCCACAACCCGGCCCGGTACAACGGCATCAAGCTGTGCCGCGCGGGCGCCGCGCCCGTCGGCCAGGACACCGGACTCGCGCAGCTCCGCGAGCTGGCCGAGCGCTGGCTGGAGGAAGGCGCTCCCGAGCCCGCCCCCCGGCCGGGAACCCTCTCCTCGCGCGAGACGCTGGAGGACTACGCGGCGCACCTGCGCTCCCTCGTCGACCTGACCTCCGTCCGCCCCCTGAAGGTCGTGGTCGACGCCGGCAACGGCATGGGCGGCCACACGGTCCCCCCGGTCTTCGCCGGCCTGCCCCTGACCCTCGTCCCGATGTACTTCGAGCTGGACGGCACCTTCCCCAACCACGAGGCCAACCCCCTGGACCCGGCGAACCTGGTGGACCTCCGGAAGCGGGTCCCGGCGGAGGGCGCCGACCTCGGCATCGCCTTCGACGGCGACGCCGACCGCTGCTTCGTCGTGGACGAGAACGGCGACCCCGTCTCCCCGTCCGCGATCACCGCGCTGGTCGCCGCCCGCGAACTCGCCCGCAACGGCGGCACGGGCACCGTCATCCACAACCTGATCACCTCCCGCACGGTCCCGGAGGTCGTCCGGGAGAACGGCGGCACCCCCGCCCGCACCCGGGTCGGCCACTCCTTCATCAAGGCCGAGATGGCCCGCACCGGCGCGATCTTCGGCGGCGAGCACTCCGCCCACTACTACTTCAAGGACTTCTGGAACGCCGACACGGGCATGCTGGCCGCCCTGCACGTCCTCGCGGCCCTCGGCGGCCAGGACGGCCCGCTGTCCGGCCTGGTCGCCCAGTACGACCGCTACGCCGGCTCCGGCGAGATCAACTCCACCGTCGCCGACCAGACCGGCCGCCTCGCCGCGATCCGCACCGCGTACGAGGACCGCGCCGACGTCACCCTGGACGACCTCGACGGCCTCACCGTCGCCGCGGCCGACTGGTGGTTCAACGTCCGCCCCTCCAACACCGAGCCGCTCCTGCGCCTGAACGCGGAGGCGAAGGACGAGGCCACGATGAGGAAGATCAGGGACGAGGCCCTGGCGATCATCAGGGGCTGAGAGGCCGGCCCACCAGCGGTACGCTGACCGGGCATCCACAGACACCCGCACGCCCCCGAAGGGACACCCCATGCCGCTCGAAGCCGGCCTCCTGGAGATCCTCGCCTGCCCGGCCTGCCACGCCCCCCTCAAGGAGCAGGACACCGAGCTGATCTGCACGGGCCAGGACTGCGGCCTCGCCTACCCCGTGCGCGACGACATCCCGGTCCTCCTCGTGGACGAGGCCCGCCGCCCCGAGTGACGGAACCCCGCACGCCGTAGCGAGGCCCCCTGCACCCCGCCGCCACGAGGCCCTGTTCCCCGTGGTGGCACGGCGCCCCGCGCCACCCCCTGCAAAGGCTCTGCCCAGGACCCCCGGCGATGGAGGCTGCCGCCCATGCTGGACGAATCGCTGCTCGACACCCCGGAGGGTCTCTCCGAGGCCGACCACCGAGGCCTGCTCCGCGGCGCCGCGGAGGCCGGTGCCCGCGTCCGCACCGCCGCCCGGCATGCCACCGAGGCCGGTGTCGGCGGCCTCACCCCCGACGGCCGCCCGCGCGCCGTCCTGATCGCGGGCCCGGGCGTCGCCGCCACCCACACCGCCGACCTCCTCGGCACGCTGGCCGGCGCCGGCAGCCCCGTCGTCCGGCTCGCCCCCACCGGCGTCGCCCCGGCCCCGGGCGCCCTGCGCTGGGAACTGCCCGGCTGGGCCGGCTCCGTGGACCTGCTGCTGATCACCACCCCGGACGGCACCGAACCGAGCCTCTCCCTCCTCGCCGAGCAGGCCTACCGGCGCGGCTGCTCGGTCGTCGCCGTGGCCCCGCAGAGCACCCCGCTCGCCGAAGCCGTCGCCGGCGCGCACGGCCTGTTCGTACCGATGGCGACCGCGCCCTACGACGAGCAGGAACCGCTCGCCGGGTCCGCCCCGGGCGTCTTCTGGGCCCTGCTGACCCCGCTGCTGGTCCTCCTGGACCGCGTCGGCCTGCTCGACGCCCCGCCGGACGCCATCGAGAAGATCGCCGACCGCCTGGACCGCATCGCGGAACGCTGCGGCCCCGCCATCGCGACCTACGGCAACCCGGCCAAGACCCTGGCCGCGGAACTCGCCGACGCGCTCCCCGTGATCTGGACGGAAGGCACCTCGGCGGGCCCGGCCGGCCGCCGGTTCGCCGCCGCCCTCGCCGAACTCGCCGGCCGGCCCGCCCTGGTGGCCGAGCTGCCCGAGGCGCTCGCCGCGCACACCACCCTGCTGGCCGGTCCACTGGCCGCCAGCGCCGATCCGGAGGACTTCTTCCGCGACCGCGTGGAGGAGCCGCCCGCGCTGCACGCGCGCGTGGTGCTCCTCCGCGACCGCCCGACCAGTGGGCTCACCGCCGCGCCCGCCGCCCGTGACCTGGCCCTCGACCACGACACGCCGATCAGCGAGCTCGAACCGGAGGAAGGCGGCGAACTCGAGACCCTCGCGGAACTGATCGCCGTCACGGATTTCGCCGCCGTTTACCTGGCGCTCGCTTCCGGAGCCTGATCTTTGCTCCGGGCCGGACCAGCCGTGCCCGCACCGGCGCCGCGACCGACGTAGCCCCCGGCGCCAGCCGAGCAGCGTACGTACGGAGACAGAGAAGACACATGGACCGCCTCGACAACACCGTCCGCCCCTACGCCTGGGGTTCCACCACCGCCATCCCGCACCTCCTCGGCACCGAGCCGACCGGGGAACCCCAGGCGGAGATGTGGATGGGCGCCCACCCGGGCGCCCCCTCGCGCACCACGCGCGGGACGCTCGCCGAGGTCATCGACGCCGGCCCGGAGCGCGAACTGGGCTCCCGCGCGGTCGCCAGGTTCGGCCCGCGCCTGCCGTTCCTGCTCAAGATCCTCGCCGCCGGCGCGCCGCTCTCCCTCCAGGTGCACCCCGACCTGGCACAGGCCGGGCAGGGGTACGCCGACGAGGAGCGGCGCGGCGTCCCCGTCGACGCCCCGCACCGCAACTACAAGGACGCCAACCACAAGCCCGAACTGATCTGCGCCCTCACCGAGTTCGACGGCCTGTGCGGCTTCCGCGCCCCCGCCGAGGCCGCCGACCTGCTCGACGGACTCGGCGTCGACTCCCTCAAGCCGTACGTCGACCTGCTGCACGCGCACCCCGAGGACGCGGCCCTGCGCGAGGTCCTCACCGCCATCCTCAGCGCCGACCCGCAGGAGATGGCCCGCACGGTCGCCGAGGCCACCACCGCCTGCGCCCGCCTCGGCGGCGCCTACGCGCCCTACGCCGACATCGCCCACCACTACCCGGGCGACCCCGGCGTCCTCGCCGCCATGCTGCTCAACCACGTCCGCCTGCAACCCGGCGAGGCCCTCTTCCTGGGCGCCGGCATCCCGCACGCCTACCTCGACGGCCTCGGCGTCGAGATCATGGCCAACTCCGACAACGTCCTGCGCTGCGGCCTCACCCCGAAGCACATCGACGTCCCCGAACTCCTGAGGGTCGTCCGCTTCGAGCCGAGCGACCCGGGCGTGCTCCGCCCCGAGGCATCCCCGGACGGCGAGGAGGTCTACGAGACGCCGATCGACGAGTTCCGCCTCTCCCGGTACGTCCTCCCGCAGGCCGGCAGCGCCCACGACCTCACCCGGGACACCCCGCAGATCCTGCTCTGCACGTCGGGTTCCGTCCGGGCCGGGGAACACGAACTGGGCCCCGGTCGGTCGGTCTTCGTCCCGGCCGGCGAGAAGGCGGAGATCTCGGGCGCCGGCACGGTCTTCCGCGCCACTGTGATCGTATGACCGGGGGTGTGGACAGGTGACACGGCGTGGCCCGGCCGGACTGCAACAATGATCCACCGGCAAAGGCCGGGCAAAGCCGGGCACACGTCCTGACGGCACGGACGTACGAGAGCGACAGAGGCGAAGGGACAACGCGGACACATGAGCGCGTCAGGCGGTACCAGGGCGATCGTGGCGGCACTCGGCGCCAACCTCGCGATCGCGGCATCGAAGTTCGCGGCGTTCGCGTTCAGCGGCTCCTCCTCGATGCTCGCCGAGGGCGTCCACTCGCTCGCCGACTCCGGCAACCAGTTCCTGCTGCTCGTCGGCGGCAAGAAGGCACAGCGCGAGGCGACCCCCCAGCACCCCTTCGGCTACGGCCGCGAGCGGTTCATCTACGCCTTCCTCGTCTCGATCGTCCTGTTCTCGATCGGTGGCATGTTCGCCATCTACGAGGGCTACGAGAAGGTCCGTCACCCGCACCAACTGGAGCACTGGTACTGGCCGGTGGGCGTCCTCGCCTTCGCGATCATCGCGGAGGGCTTCTCCTTCCGCACGGCCATCAAGGAATCCAACGAGACACGCGGCAAGCTCTCCTGGGTCCAGTTCATCCGCCGCGCCAAGGCGCCCGAGCTGCCCGTCGTCCTCCTGGAGGACTTCGGCGCGCTCATCGGCCTGGCCCTCGCCCTCGGCGGCGTCGGCCTCGCCCTGCTCACCGGCGACGGCATCTGGGACGGCATCGGCACCGTCTGCATCGGCGTCCTGCTCGTCGCCATCGCCCTCGTCCTGGCCGCCGAGACCAAGTCGCTGCTGCTCGGCGAGTCCGCGGGCCTCGACGACGTCAAGAAGATCGAGGCCGCGATCGTCGACGGGGCCACGGTCACCGGCATCATCCACATGCGCACCCTGCACCTCGGCCCCGAGGAACTGCTGATCGCCGCCAAGATCGCCGTCCGGCACGACGACACGGCCGCCGAGGTCGCGAACGCCATCAACGCCGCCGAGACCCGCATCCGCACCGCGGTCCCCATCGCCCGCGTCATCTACCTGGAACCGGACATCTACAGCGAGGCCGAGGCCGCCGAGGGCCCGGACCCCAAGGCCAC contains:
- a CDS encoding Trm112 family protein, which gives rise to MPLEAGLLEILACPACHAPLKEQDTELICTGQDCGLAYPVRDDIPVLLVDEARRPE
- the manA gene encoding mannose-6-phosphate isomerase, class I; the encoded protein is MDRLDNTVRPYAWGSTTAIPHLLGTEPTGEPQAEMWMGAHPGAPSRTTRGTLAEVIDAGPERELGSRAVARFGPRLPFLLKILAAGAPLSLQVHPDLAQAGQGYADEERRGVPVDAPHRNYKDANHKPELICALTEFDGLCGFRAPAEAADLLDGLGVDSLKPYVDLLHAHPEDAALREVLTAILSADPQEMARTVAEATTACARLGGAYAPYADIAHHYPGDPGVLAAMLLNHVRLQPGEALFLGAGIPHAYLDGLGVEIMANSDNVLRCGLTPKHIDVPELLRVVRFEPSDPGVLRPEASPDGEEVYETPIDEFRLSRYVLPQAGSAHDLTRDTPQILLCTSGSVRAGEHELGPGRSVFVPAGEKAEISGAGTVFRATVIV
- a CDS encoding cation diffusion facilitator family transporter → MSASGGTRAIVAALGANLAIAASKFAAFAFSGSSSMLAEGVHSLADSGNQFLLLVGGKKAQREATPQHPFGYGRERFIYAFLVSIVLFSIGGMFAIYEGYEKVRHPHQLEHWYWPVGVLAFAIIAEGFSFRTAIKESNETRGKLSWVQFIRRAKAPELPVVLLEDFGALIGLALALGGVGLALLTGDGIWDGIGTVCIGVLLVAIALVLAAETKSLLLGESAGLDDVKKIEAAIVDGATVTGIIHMRTLHLGPEELLIAAKIAVRHDDTAAEVANAINAAETRIRTAVPIARVIYLEPDIYSEAEAAEGPDPKATPGGPNPQPTGH
- a CDS encoding DUF3499 domain-containing protein — protein: MSPVRRCSRTACGRPAVATLTYVYADSTAVLGPLATYAEPHCYDLCAEHSERLTAPRGWEVVRLLDGSAPARPSGDDLEALANAVREAARPQQRAAGAGGAGARSVDPMEVARRGHLRVLRSPDN
- a CDS encoding metallopeptidase family protein — its product is MRGPIAPPQVPLAASRAEVFADLVQDSVDRLERRWPQLADIDFLVLEAPRLEGRGEQAAWSDEAVPLGGTVPAREGRPARVVVYRRPVEIRTKGRDERAALVHEIVVEQVAELLGLTPETVDPRYGED
- a CDS encoding SIS domain-containing protein, which gives rise to MLDESLLDTPEGLSEADHRGLLRGAAEAGARVRTAARHATEAGVGGLTPDGRPRAVLIAGPGVAATHTADLLGTLAGAGSPVVRLAPTGVAPAPGALRWELPGWAGSVDLLLITTPDGTEPSLSLLAEQAYRRGCSVVAVAPQSTPLAEAVAGAHGLFVPMATAPYDEQEPLAGSAPGVFWALLTPLLVLLDRVGLLDAPPDAIEKIADRLDRIAERCGPAIATYGNPAKTLAAELADALPVIWTEGTSAGPAGRRFAAALAELAGRPALVAELPEALAAHTTLLAGPLAASADPEDFFRDRVEEPPALHARVVLLRDRPTSGLTAAPAARDLALDHDTPISELEPEEGGELETLAELIAVTDFAAVYLALASGA
- a CDS encoding DUF5719 family protein encodes the protein MKRTTLSLFAGTAALAAVTAFAAVATPAASGAAAPRTAARLPVERTSLLCPAPSDSDIADTTYTSFTPLTKGAAHHGTARLQAADGEAAGSGKGKGGKQKAGRPVLTPKAPGTPVTGDTSGAAPALVGTADGGFAPGWTLQETTEIAAGTGRGLQGVNCTGADTEFWFPGAGTAPGRTDYVHLTNPDDSAAVVDIELFGKEGAIKSPLGENLTVKPHTSKAFLLSTLTDERQTDLTLHVGVRSGRVGAAVRALDDKAGGDWLAPAADPAGSLVLPGIPKDATDVRLIAFTPGDDDADLKIRLASPDGLITPAGNETLHVKSGMTGAVDLGDVTRGEAGSLVLTPTGRPVPVVAALQVVRGKGDKKETAFIPATAAVGTRATSADNRAKGTTLALTAPTATATVKVTASAGSEGGTPVSKTYTVKSGTTQDIAAPVPAGLRGAYALTVEPTSGGPVYAARTLAVTGTDVAAFTVQTLPNDRGTVAVPRAEEDLAVLQK
- a CDS encoding phosphomannomutase/phosphoglucomutase; the protein is MTADLSQLVKAYDVRGVVPDQWDERLAGLFGAAFAQVTGAAAIVVGHDMRPSSPGLSRAFARGAADRGVDVTEIGLCSTDQLYYASGALDLPGAMFTASHNPARYNGIKLCRAGAAPVGQDTGLAQLRELAERWLEEGAPEPAPRPGTLSSRETLEDYAAHLRSLVDLTSVRPLKVVVDAGNGMGGHTVPPVFAGLPLTLVPMYFELDGTFPNHEANPLDPANLVDLRKRVPAEGADLGIAFDGDADRCFVVDENGDPVSPSAITALVAARELARNGGTGTVIHNLITSRTVPEVVRENGGTPARTRVGHSFIKAEMARTGAIFGGEHSAHYYFKDFWNADTGMLAALHVLAALGGQDGPLSGLVAQYDRYAGSGEINSTVADQTGRLAAIRTAYEDRADVTLDDLDGLTVAAADWWFNVRPSNTEPLLRLNAEAKDEATMRKIRDEALAIIRG